DNA from Mesorhizobium huakuii:
CGCGCTCCGCGACGCAAGACCCGCGGCGGCCAAGCCCGGTATTCCGATCTCGCCATTGAGACAGCGCTGACGCTGGGTTGCGTCTTGGCAATGCGGCTGCGCCAGACCGAGGGATTGCTCCACTCGCTGCTGGATCTCATGGGGCTGAAAGTCCCAGTTCCAGATCATACGACGCTGAGCCGTCGGGCACAGAAGTGGGAGCCACCAGCCCGACGAAACCCGCCGCTGCCGGACGGCCCGCTGCATGTGCTTGTCGATAGCACGGGATTGAAAGTCTACGGCGCCGGGCAATGGCTGGAGCAGAAACATGGCGCCAGATCACGTCGCAACTGGCGCAAGCTGCATCTGGCAGTGGATGCCAAAAGTGGCGCGATCATTGCCCAAAGGCTGACAGATCAGGACACGGATGATCCTTCCCAGGTGGCACCGCTGCTCGATCAGATCGACGGCGAGATCGACCAGTTCACAGCCGACGGAGCCTATGACGGCAAGCCAACCTATCGGTCTATCCTGCAGCACAGCGCAACCGCGAACATCGTCATTCCACCGCGTTCCACGGCGGTGGAAAGCGGTGATGCCGGACCGCCTGGTCAAAGGGACAAGCACATTGCCGCAATCGCAAGCGACGGTCGGCTGAAATGGCAGGCAGCCACCGGCTACGGCAAGCGGGCGCTGAGCGAAACAGCCATCGGACGATACAAGGGGCTGATCGGACGGCGCCTGCGAGCACGCTCTCTTCCGGCTCAACAGACCGAGGTTGCCATCGGTTGCATCGTTCTCAACCGCATGCTGGCATGGGCACGCCCGGAGTCTATCCGGCGTCAAGTCACGCAGGCATAACCAACTACGTCGACGATCGAAATGCGTTCGATTTCATATCCGCGCACCAACGCCTCATCAGTCGCTTGACCCGAGGCTCCTGGAGGGCCGTCTGCGCGAGACTCTTGTCTACTTGTGCAAGCTCACCACCAAGGCGATCGAGTTCACCGGCATGGCGAAGGACGACACGGCGCTGATCCTCGGCGAGCGGCTGAGCCTCCAGCCAAGCCCTGCCCCGCTTTTGAGAACAGGGTGCCCTTGTAGGGCGGGTGTCGGGATCAGGTTGGCGTGCAGAACGGAATGGATTCGGTTTTTGAGACGGGTCATCTGGGAGACGAGCTGCGTTTCGTTCGGCCACCACGCGACGACGCGTCTCGGTTTCCTCGTCCGGCATCCAGACTTCAGGCAGAAAGCCACTCGCATGAAGCTTCGCCAGCACTGCCGCGTCGATCTTGTCGGTCTTGACCTTGGCCCAGGCGATGGCCCGGACCAGGATCGGATTGGCTATAACCACGCGGCCCACAAAAGGCGACAATAGTCGCACGATCGCACTTGTATTGCCTGTTGCCTCGATGACGATCTCGTCATCCGGCTTGAGCTTCATGGCGAACTGCAACAGGCGGCTGCGTTCAAGATCGATCCTCCCCGCATCCCGGATTTTGCCTTTCTCCAAGATCGCCATTTGGGCGAATGATCGGTGAACATCAAGGGCAATGATTCTCATTCCCGGCTCCTTTCCAGGGTCAGCAACCATGGGAGCCGGCGGGCTACACGACAACTACGGATCCGCGCTCGCAGCGCAACCGGGCAAGTCGAAGGGGGCGGCCAGATAACAACTCGAACTCTCAGTTCATCAGGTACTTCGGCCTGCCCGCCATGCGTGCTCCCGACACCCCAATCCCGGTAGGTGGACGGTAGTCGATCCATCCGTGCAAGAAAATACGGATTGGCGCGTCGCGCCTATTCATGCCTGATAACAACCGGATCGAACAGGACCACCGGCGGATCAAGCGCCGCGTGCGG
Protein-coding regions in this window:
- a CDS encoding transposase, with the translated sequence MRIIALDVHRSFAQMAILEKGKIRDAGRIDLERSRLLQFAMKLKPDDEIVIEATGNTSAIVRLLSPFVGRVVIANPILVRAIAWAKVKTDKIDAAVLAKLHASGFLPEVWMPDEETETRRRVVAERNAARLPDDPSQKPNPFRSARQPDPDTRPTRAPCSQKRGRAWLEAQPLAEDQRRVVLRHAGELDRLGGELAQVDKSLAQTALQEPRVKRLMRRWCADMKSNAFRSST
- a CDS encoding IS5 family transposase; protein product: MPYKHNADRRHHVGKMKFRVTNWRDYEAGLRRRGSLTLWVTPEALAGWRAPRRKTRGGQARYSDLAIETALTLGCVLAMRLRQTEGLLHSLLDLMGLKVPVPDHTTLSRRAQKWEPPARRNPPLPDGPLHVLVDSTGLKVYGAGQWLEQKHGARSRRNWRKLHLAVDAKSGAIIAQRLTDQDTDDPSQVAPLLDQIDGEIDQFTADGAYDGKPTYRSILQHSATANIVIPPRSTAVESGDAGPPGQRDKHIAAIASDGRLKWQAATGYGKRALSETAIGRYKGLIGRRLRARSLPAQQTEVAIGCIVLNRMLAWARPESIRRQVTQA